One genomic window of Bacillota bacterium includes the following:
- a CDS encoding sugar isomerase domain-containing protein gives MLGEKYLEAVREVLSRIGETQKQSLARAAELAAEAIAKGGAIHLLDTGHLLMHEMFGRVGGLMLLRPVQLTLEVENPGPKRRGRSKPKVYLDEIPGLPQFVLDRSEIYPGDVLIIGSVSGKNVLPVGVALLAREQGVKVIALTSVEYSRFLEPRHPSGKRLFEVADVVLDNCGVVGDATLEVPGMEAKICPTSGIAAACLMWMLEAEIVEALLARGMKPHVYLSNHMPGAGEFNRRALEEYESQGY, from the coding sequence ATGCTGGGTGAGAAGTACCTTGAGGCAGTGCGGGAAGTGCTGAGCCGGATCGGCGAGACCCAGAAGCAGAGTCTGGCAAGAGCGGCGGAGTTGGCCGCGGAGGCCATAGCCAAGGGCGGGGCCATCCACCTTCTCGACACTGGCCATCTCCTCATGCACGAGATGTTTGGGCGTGTGGGTGGGCTGATGCTGCTGAGGCCTGTGCAGCTAACCCTGGAGGTAGAAAACCCTGGGCCCAAGAGGCGCGGGAGGTCAAAGCCGAAAGTGTACCTGGACGAGATCCCGGGCCTGCCCCAGTTCGTCCTGGATCGCAGTGAGATCTACCCCGGGGATGTCCTCATAATCGGCTCCGTGTCAGGAAAGAACGTGCTCCCGGTCGGCGTGGCCTTGCTCGCGAGGGAGCAGGGGGTGAAAGTCATCGCCCTGACCTCCGTCGAGTACTCTCGGTTTCTGGAGCCCAGGCATCCATCGGGGAAGAGGCTCTTCGAGGTGGCCGATGTGGTCCTCGACAACTGCGGGGTTGTGGGCGATGCCACACTCGAGGTTCCCGGAATGGAAGCGAAGATCTGTCCTACATCCGGCATCGCCGCCGCTTGCCTCATGTGGATGCTCGAGGCCGAGATCGTAGAAGCACTGCTCGCCCGAGGGATGAAGCCCCACGTCTACCTGAGCAACCACATGCCAGGAGCGGGCGAGTTCAACCGCCGGGCACTTGAGGAATACGAATCACAAGGATACTGA